In Brettanomyces nanus chromosome 3, complete sequence, a single genomic region encodes these proteins:
- the PMA1_2 gene encoding plasma membrane H+-ATPase: MAKEKVEEKPVKPEKGVSELDAEDEDEDIDQLVMELQSNGGADDEEESEDEADQKSFKAVPESMLQTDLAIGLTASEVAQRRKKFGANQMAEEKVNLFVKFCTYFVGPIQFVMEAAALLALGLEDWVDFGVICALLLLNAGVGFIQEFQAGSIVEELKKTLANTAVVLRDGKFAELPASEVVPGDLLKIDEGNVIPADGKLATKDCFLQVDQSAITGESLAVDKRTGDPVFSSATVKRGDALMVVSATGDSTFVGRAASLVNKASGGHGHFTEVLNGIGTMLLILVIVTLLLIWVACFYRTSNIVRILRFTLAITIVGVPVGLPAVVTTTMAVGAAYLAKKKAIVQKLSAIESLAGVEILCSDKTGTLTKNKLSLHDPYTVEGVEPDDLMLTACLAASRKKKALDAIDKAFLKSLINYPKARAAMPEYKVLEFQPFDPVSKKVTAVVESPEGEHIVCVKGAPLFVLKTVQEDHPIPEDVLEAYENKVAEFASRGFRSLGVARKRGEGHWEILGIMPCMDPPRDDTARTVNEAKRLGLRIKMLTGDAVGIAKETCRQLGLGTNIYDAERLGLGGGGDMAGSEMYDFVENADGFAEVFPQHKYNVVEILQDRGYLVAMTGDGVNDAPSLKKADTGIAVEGASDAARSAADIVFLAPGLSAIIDALKTSRQIFHRMYAYVVYRIALSLHLEIFYGLWVAILDEMMDINLVVFIAIFADVATLAIAYDNAPYSMKPVKWDLPRLWGMSVVMGIILAFGSWITVTTMFLPKGGIIQNFGSVDGVMFLEISLTENWLIFITRAVGPFWSSCPSWQLAGAVLAVDIIATCFCLFGWWCQNWTDIVTVVRVYVWSFGIFSVLGGAYYLMSESDKFDRVMNGQPMNEKPPQRSLEDFMVAMRRVSTQHEKSS, encoded by the coding sequence ATGGCTAAAGAaaaggttgaagaaaaacCGGTCAAGCCAGAAAAGGGCGTTTCGGAGTTAGACGCAGAGGACGAGGACGAGGACATTGATCAGCTTGTTATGGAATTGCAGTCCAACGGTGgtgctgatgatgaagaagaatctgagGATGAAGCGGATCAAAAATCTTTTAAGGCCGTTCCTGAGTCCATGTTACAGACTGATTTGGCTATCGGTCTTACTGCCTCCGAGGTTGctcagagaagaaagaagtttggtGCTAACCAGATGGcagaggagaaggtgaaTTTATTCGTCAAGTTCTGCACGTATTTCGTTGGTCCTATTCAATTTGTTATGGAAGCTGCTGCTTTGTTGGCTCTTGGTTTGGAAGATTGGGTTGATTTCGGTGTCATTTGTGCATTGCTTTTACTTAATGCTGGTGTCGGTTTCATTCAGGAATTCCAGGCCGGTTCTATTGttgaggaattgaagaaaacttTGGCTAATACTGCTGTGGTTTTGAGAGATGGTAAATTTGCCGAGTTGCCTGCTTCTGAAGTTGTTCCAGGTGATCTTCTTAAAATTGATGAAGGCAATGTCATTCCTGCTGACGGAAAATTGGCTACTAAGGACTGCTTCTTGCAGGTTGATCAATCTGCCATTACTGGTGAATCTTTGGCTGTTGATAAACGTACCGGTGATCctgttttctcttctgctaCTGTTAAGCGTGGAGATGCATTGATGGTGGTTTCCGCCACTGGTGATTCTACTTTCGTTGGTAGGgctgcttctttggttAATAAAGCCTCCGGTGGTCACGGTCACTTTACTGAGGTGCTTAACGGTATTGGTACTATGCTTTTGATCTTGGTTATTGTTACTTTGTTGCTTATTTGGGTTGCTTGTTTCTACAGAACTTCTAATATTGTTAGAATTCTTAGATTTACTTTGGCTATTACAATTGTCGGTGTTCCAGTTGGTTTACCTGCTGTTGTGACCACAACTATGGCTGTTGGTGCTGCATATttggccaaaaaaaaagccaTTGTTCAGAAATTGTCCGCCATTGAGTCCCTTGCCGGTGTCGAAATTTTATGTTCCGATAAGACAGGTACTTTGACGAAGAACAAACTATCGTTGCACGATCCATACACCGTTGAAGGTGTCGAACCTGATGACTTGATGCTCACTGCTTGTTTGGCCGcttccagaaagaagaaggccCTTGACGCTATTGATAAGGCTTTCCTCAAGTCCTTGATCAACTATCCAAAAGCTCGTGCTGCCATGCCGGAATATAAGGTTTTGGAATTCCAGCCCTTTGATCCTGTGTCCAAGAAAGTTACTGCCGTTGTCGAATCTCCAGAAGGTGAACATATCGTCTGTGTCAAAGGTGCTCCATTGTTTGTCTTGAAGACTGTGCAAGAGGACCATCCAATTCCAGAGGATGTCTTGGAAGCTTATGAGAACAAGGTCGCTGAATTCGCTTCTAGAGGTTTCAGATCTCTTGGTGTTGCTAGAAAGAGAGGCGAAGGCCACTGGGAAATATTGGGTATTATGCCATGCATGGATCCTCCAAGAGACGACACTGCTAGGACTGTCAACGAAGCCAAGAGATTGGGTTTGAGAATTAAAATGTTGACTGGTGATGCCGTTGGTATTGCCAAAGAGACATGCAGACAGTTGGGTCTTGGTACGAATATATACGATGCTGAAAGACTTGGTCTTGGCGGAGGAGGTGATATGGCTGGTTCTGAAATGTACGATTTCGTTGAGAATGCAGATGGTTTTGCCGAGGTGTTCCCTCAACATAAGTACAACGTCGTCGAGATATTGCAAGATAGAGGTTACTTGGTTGCCATGACTGGTGATGGTGTTAACGATGCTccatctttgaagaaggctgATACCGGTATTGCAGTCGAAGGTGCTTCCGATGCTGCCCGTTCTGCTGCCGATATTGTCTTCCTTGCTCCAGGTTTGTCTGCCATTATAGATGCCTTGAAGACCTCTAGACAGATTTTCCATCGTATGTACGCTTACGTTGTTTACCGTATTGCTTTGTCTTTGCACTTGGAAATTTTCTACGGTTTATGGGTTGCCATTTTGGATGAGATGATGGACATCAATTTGGTTGTCTTCATTGCCATTTTCGCTGATGTGGCTACTCTTGCTATTGCATATGATAATGCTCCATACTCTATGAAGCCTGTCAAGTGGGACTTGCCTAGACTATGGGGTATGTCCGTTGTCATGGGTATTATCTTGGCATTTGGTTCTTGGATTACCGTGACTACTATGTTCTTGCCAAAGGGTGGTATCATCCAAAACTTCGGTTCTGTTGATGGTGTCATGTTCTTGGAAATCTCCTTGACCGAGAACTGGCTTATTTTCATCACACGTGCTGTCGGCCCATTCTGGTCTTCGTGCCCATCCTGGCAATTGGCTGGTGCTGTGTTAGCGGTTGATATCATTGCCACCTGCTTCTGTTTGTTTGGTTGGTGGTGCCAGAACTGGACTGATATTGTTACTGTGGTCAGAGTTTACGTTTGGTCATTTGGTATCTTCTCTGTTCTTGGTGGTGCTTATTACTTGATGTCCGAATCTGATAAATTCGACAGGGTGATGAACGGTCAACCTATGAACGAAAAGCCTCCTCAGAGATCTCTAGAGGACTTTATGGTTGCTATGAGAAGAGTCTCTACTCAGCATGAGAAGTCCAGCTGA